One Sphingomonas sp. BT-65 genomic window carries:
- a CDS encoding ATP-binding protein, translating into MSEGIGLAQRIARLDWRAVMMVLIAILGIGVLAALITNQRSADAERGAALARQSQSYEVMILAQSLAGTMANAEATLARYVVSGEDSVGRDYVSEWQRAQGQLTLLARRTRDHGPEQQLIAELRTTFAERGEELSRIALHTRFNRNAAAYAYFDEARRSPVLPRIQRLLGRIVATERTLLNERSRRARVTSAEAEEETRNLILFGMLIVIGAMILGWLNIRAIRERAAAAVEAEAQRERAVELEAAVAAATAGLQEEARERAAAEAQLRQAQKMEAVGQLTGGIAHDFNNMLAIVLGGLELAKRHLPDGANQSRKHIDNAAEGANRAATLTRRLLAFARSEPLTPQAIDPAELITGMSNLLERTLGEGIAVQTRTTASGWHVWADRHQLENALLNLAVNARDAMEGRGTLTIATGHATLDGEAARDCSPGNYVTIAVSDTGGGMTPEVMERVFEPFFTTKPVGKGTGLGLSQIFGFVRQSGGEIRIASAPGEGTTVTLYLPCHNVPQSVETRPVERVGPRPEPHRALDILLVEDDPRVLSATVAALEEIGHRPVPCEDPLTAPRIVAGLHTLDLVISDVIMPGQTGPEMIAALEPQLDNVAVLYVTGYAGDAADHDRFGGRPVLRKPFTLAALEAAIAEAVAQSRGGEPVHSETATG; encoded by the coding sequence ATGAGCGAGGGTATCGGACTGGCGCAGCGTATCGCGCGGCTCGACTGGCGCGCGGTGATGATGGTCCTGATCGCCATACTCGGCATCGGGGTCCTCGCCGCGCTGATCACCAACCAGCGCTCGGCCGATGCCGAACGCGGCGCAGCGCTCGCCCGCCAGTCGCAAAGCTACGAGGTGATGATCCTCGCCCAGAGCCTCGCCGGAACCATGGCGAACGCCGAGGCGACGCTCGCCCGCTACGTCGTCAGCGGCGAGGACAGTGTGGGCCGCGACTATGTCTCCGAATGGCAGCGCGCCCAGGGCCAGCTCACCCTGCTCGCCCGCCGCACCCGCGACCACGGTCCCGAGCAGCAGCTGATCGCCGAGCTGCGCACCACCTTCGCCGAGCGCGGCGAGGAATTGTCGCGGATCGCGCTCCATACCCGCTTCAACCGCAACGCCGCCGCCTACGCCTATTTCGACGAAGCGCGCCGCTCGCCGGTGCTCCCGCGTATCCAGCGCCTGCTCGGCCGCATCGTCGCCACTGAGCGGACCCTGCTCAACGAGCGCTCGCGCCGCGCGCGGGTGACCTCGGCCGAAGCCGAGGAGGAAACCCGCAACCTGATCCTGTTCGGCATGCTGATCGTGATCGGCGCGATGATCCTCGGCTGGCTCAACATCCGCGCGATCCGCGAACGCGCCGCCGCCGCGGTCGAGGCCGAGGCGCAACGCGAGCGCGCCGTCGAGCTCGAGGCCGCGGTCGCCGCCGCCACTGCCGGGCTCCAGGAGGAAGCGCGCGAGCGCGCCGCCGCCGAAGCCCAGCTGCGCCAGGCGCAGAAGATGGAGGCGGTGGGCCAGCTCACCGGCGGCATCGCGCATGACTTCAACAACATGCTCGCGATCGTGCTCGGCGGGCTGGAGCTGGCCAAGCGCCATTTGCCCGATGGCGCCAACCAGTCCAGGAAGCATATCGACAATGCGGCCGAGGGCGCCAATCGCGCCGCGACGCTCACCCGCCGCCTGCTCGCCTTCGCCCGTTCCGAACCGCTCACGCCGCAGGCGATCGACCCGGCGGAGCTGATCACCGGCATGTCCAACCTGCTCGAGCGCACGCTCGGCGAGGGAATCGCGGTGCAGACGCGCACCACCGCATCGGGCTGGCACGTCTGGGCCGACCGCCACCAGCTCGAGAACGCGCTGCTCAACCTCGCGGTCAATGCGCGCGACGCGATGGAGGGCCGCGGCACGCTGACCATCGCCACGGGCCATGCGACACTCGACGGCGAGGCGGCGCGCGATTGCAGCCCGGGCAACTATGTCACGATCGCGGTCTCGGATACCGGCGGGGGCATGACGCCCGAGGTGATGGAGCGCGTATTCGAACCCTTCTTCACCACCAAGCCGGTGGGCAAGGGCACCGGCCTCGGCCTCAGCCAGATCTTCGGCTTCGTCCGCCAGTCCGGCGGCGAGATCCGGATCGCCTCGGCGCCGGGGGAGGGCACGACGGTCACGCTCTATCTGCCGTGCCATAATGTCCCGCAATCGGTGGAGACGCGGCCGGTCGAGCGGGTCGGTCCGAGGCCGGAACCGCATCGCGCGCTCGACATCCTGCTGGTCGAGGACGACCCCCGCGTCCTCTCGGCGACGGTCGCCGCGCTCGAGGAGATCGGACATCGCCCGGTGCCGTGCGAGGATCCGCTCACCGCGCCGCGCATCGTCGCCGGCCTGCACACGCTCGATCTGGTGATCAGCGACGTGATCATGCCCGGCCAGACCGGGCCGGAGATGATCGCCGCGCTCGAACCCCAGCTCGACAATGTCGCGGTGCTCTACGTCACCGGCTATGCCGGCGACGCCGCCGATCACGATCGCTTCGGCGGGCGTCCGGTACTGCGCAAGCCCTTCACGCTCGCCGCGCTCGAAGCGGCGATCGCCGAAGCGGTGGCGCAGTCCCGCGGCGGCGAGCCGGTCCATTCCGAAACCGCGACGGGCTAG
- the lptG gene encoding LPS export ABC transporter permease LptG, with product MIHAITDFFPSRTVSLYMARSFLINTFAFLFGLVLILQTLDLLSESGRILAFPGNGDAQVWKYVSLRVPQIIATFLPFSVLLGTIITLSTLNQNSEVIAMKASGLSAHQVLAPLMLAGLGVALISFTFNDRVVTRASATLAQWKKVDYGPLPIDRGDRSNVWVRDGTHLIHAQQIKGRGDAALLAGVTVYEREGAVLTSLVRAKTGRREGNGWRVDGAERFDVASGQLTPLGSTIIGEGVRPDQFTLSNVDAESMSFDSLREAVSDLKAAGRPTKALEGSLWHKLSGPLSAVLMPLLGAVAAFGIARSGKLFVRAVIGMGLGFLYFVADNFALAMGNLGAYPPFLAAWAPFLLFAMIGEAVLLKTEE from the coding sequence ATGATCCACGCGATCACCGACTTCTTCCCGTCGCGCACCGTGTCGCTGTACATGGCGCGCTCGTTCCTCATCAACACCTTCGCCTTCCTGTTCGGGCTGGTGCTGATCCTGCAGACGCTCGACCTCTTGAGCGAATCCGGGCGCATCCTTGCATTTCCCGGCAATGGCGACGCGCAGGTGTGGAAATATGTCAGCCTGCGCGTGCCGCAGATCATCGCCACCTTCCTGCCCTTCTCGGTGCTGCTCGGCACGATCATCACGCTCTCGACGCTCAACCAGAATAGCGAGGTGATCGCGATGAAGGCCTCAGGCCTCTCCGCGCACCAGGTGCTGGCGCCACTGATGCTGGCGGGGCTCGGTGTCGCGCTGATCTCCTTCACCTTCAACGACCGCGTCGTGACGCGCGCCAGCGCGACACTCGCGCAATGGAAGAAGGTCGATTACGGCCCGCTCCCGATCGACCGCGGGGACCGCAGCAACGTCTGGGTGCGCGACGGCACGCACCTGATCCACGCGCAGCAGATCAAGGGCCGCGGCGATGCCGCGCTGCTTGCGGGCGTCACCGTCTATGAGCGCGAGGGCGCGGTGCTGACGTCGCTGGTCCGTGCCAAGACCGGCCGGCGCGAGGGCAATGGCTGGCGGGTCGACGGCGCCGAGCGCTTCGACGTGGCGAGCGGCCAGCTGACGCCGCTCGGCAGCACGATCATCGGCGAGGGCGTGCGGCCGGACCAGTTCACGCTCTCCAACGTCGACGCCGAATCGATGTCATTCGACTCGCTCCGAGAGGCGGTGAGCGACCTCAAGGCCGCGGGCCGGCCGACCAAGGCGCTCGAGGGCTCGCTGTGGCACAAGCTCTCGGGTCCGCTCTCGGCGGTGCTGATGCCGCTGCTCGGTGCGGTCGCGGCGTTCGGCATCGCCCGATCGGGCAAGCTGTTCGTCCGCGCGGTGATCGGGATGGGGCTCGGTTTCCTCTATTTCGTCGCGGACAATTTCGCGCTGGCGATGGGCAATCTCGGCGCCTATCCGCCCTTCCTCGCCGCCTGGGCACCGTTCCTGCTGTTCGCGATGATCGGCGAAGCGGTGCTGCTCAAGACCGAGGAATAA
- a CDS encoding N-acetyltransferase, producing MANAPLAIRPVTTKTDTRDFIELAYRLNRGDPNWVPPLRSEVAATISPKKNGWFSHAVARLFLAEREGRVVGRISAHIDKLALEMPAEQGFGPGTGFWGLFEAEDATTARALINAAEDWLRGKGMTRAIGPISLSIWEEPGLLIEGHDHAPTVMMGHHKPEYRGWIEAAGYVPAKRLVTYELDITQEFPPIVQRVVAMGEKSDRIHIRKVDKSRFEQEAATILGILNDAWSDNWGFVPLTQPEIDDVGKKLKPIVFEDLIRIAELDGEPVAFMITLPDLNEAIAPLNGNLMPFGWARLLWWLRKPQVRTMRVPLMGVVKRLQSSRMASQLAFMMIEYIRRAAISEYGASRGEIGWILDDNQGMVAIADAIESRINRVYQIYAKQL from the coding sequence TTGGCCAACGCCCCGCTCGCCATCCGTCCGGTCACCACCAAGACGGACACCCGTGACTTCATCGAGCTCGCCTATCGCCTCAACCGCGGCGACCCCAATTGGGTGCCGCCGCTGCGCAGCGAGGTCGCCGCAACGATCAGCCCGAAGAAGAATGGCTGGTTCAGCCACGCCGTGGCGCGCCTGTTCCTCGCCGAACGCGAAGGGCGAGTCGTCGGCCGCATCTCGGCGCATATCGACAAACTCGCACTGGAGATGCCCGCCGAGCAGGGCTTCGGCCCCGGCACCGGCTTCTGGGGCCTGTTCGAGGCGGAGGACGCCACCACCGCCCGCGCGCTGATCAACGCTGCCGAGGACTGGCTGCGCGGCAAGGGGATGACTCGCGCGATCGGGCCGATCTCGCTGTCGATCTGGGAGGAGCCTGGCCTGCTGATCGAGGGCCATGATCACGCGCCGACGGTGATGATGGGGCACCACAAGCCCGAATATCGGGGCTGGATCGAGGCTGCGGGCTACGTGCCGGCGAAGCGGCTCGTGACCTATGAGCTCGACATCACCCAGGAATTCCCGCCGATCGTCCAGCGCGTCGTCGCAATGGGCGAGAAGAGCGATCGAATCCACATCCGCAAGGTCGACAAGTCGCGCTTCGAACAGGAGGCGGCGACGATCCTCGGCATCCTCAACGATGCCTGGTCGGACAATTGGGGCTTCGTGCCGCTGACCCAGCCCGAGATCGACGATGTCGGCAAGAAATTGAAGCCGATCGTGTTCGAGGACCTGATCCGCATCGCCGAGCTCGACGGCGAGCCGGTCGCGTTCATGATCACCCTGCCCGACCTCAACGAGGCGATCGCCCCGCTCAACGGCAACCTGATGCCGTTCGGCTGGGCGCGGCTGTTGTGGTGGCTGCGCAAGCCCCAAGTGCGCACCATGCGCGTGCCGCTGATGGGGGTGGTCAAGCGGCTGCAGAGCTCGCGCATGGCGAGCCAGCTCGCTTTCATGATGATCGAGTATATCCGCCGCGCCGCGATCAGCGAATATGGCGCGTCGCGGGGCGAGATCGGCTGGATCCTCGATGACAACCAGGGAATGGTGGCGATCGCCGACGCGATCGAGAGCCGGATCAACCGGGTCTACCAGATCTACGCCAAGCAGCTCTAG
- a CDS encoding aminotransferase class I/II-fold pyridoxal phosphate-dependent enzyme, which produces MSKFDGLIAERQALLDSGVTDPFAIVMEQVKSPTEAVIKGKDTILLGTYNYMGMTFDPDVIQAGKDALDQFGSGTNGSRMLNGTFRDHMEVEQALRDFYGTTGAIVFSTGYMANLGMISTLAGKGDYIILDADSHASIYDGCKQGYAEIVRFRHNSVEDLDKRLGRLPPEAGKLVVLEGVYSMLGDVAPLKEMVAVAKKHGAMVLSDEAHSMGFYGPNGRGVYEDQGCEGDVDFIVGTFSKSVGTVGGFCVSNHPKFEAIRLACRPYIFTASLPPSVVATAATSIRKLMHAHNKRQHLWENARAVHSGLTEMGFKLGTETAESAIIAVILDDQEQAVMMWQALLDNGLYVNMARPPATPAGTFLLRCSLCAEHTPEQVQRILGMFKAAGQAIGVIA; this is translated from the coding sequence ATGAGCAAGTTCGACGGCCTCATCGCCGAGCGCCAGGCGCTGCTCGACAGCGGCGTCACCGATCCCTTTGCGATCGTCATGGAGCAGGTGAAGTCGCCGACCGAGGCAGTGATCAAGGGCAAGGACACGATCCTGCTCGGCACCTACAATTACATGGGCATGACCTTCGATCCGGACGTGATCCAGGCCGGCAAGGACGCGCTCGACCAGTTCGGCAGCGGCACCAACGGCAGCCGCATGCTCAACGGCACTTTCCGCGACCATATGGAGGTCGAGCAGGCGCTGCGCGACTTCTACGGCACCACCGGCGCGATCGTCTTCTCGACCGGCTACATGGCCAATCTCGGCATGATCTCGACCCTTGCCGGCAAGGGCGACTACATCATCCTCGACGCCGACAGCCACGCCTCGATCTATGATGGCTGCAAGCAGGGCTATGCCGAGATCGTCCGCTTCCGCCACAACAGCGTCGAGGACCTCGACAAGCGCCTCGGCCGCCTGCCCCCCGAGGCGGGCAAGCTGGTGGTGCTCGAGGGCGTCTATTCGATGCTCGGCGACGTCGCCCCGCTCAAGGAGATGGTCGCCGTCGCCAAGAAGCACGGCGCGATGGTCCTCTCCGACGAAGCGCACTCGATGGGTTTCTACGGCCCCAATGGCCGCGGCGTGTACGAGGATCAGGGGTGCGAGGGCGATGTCGATTTCATCGTCGGCACCTTCTCCAAATCGGTCGGCACCGTCGGCGGCTTCTGCGTGTCGAACCACCCGAAGTTCGAGGCGATCCGCCTCGCCTGCCGCCCATATATCTTCACCGCCAGCCTGCCGCCGAGCGTCGTCGCCACCGCCGCAACCTCGATCCGCAAGCTGATGCACGCGCACAACAAGCGGCAGCATCTGTGGGAGAACGCGCGAGCCGTGCACTCCGGTCTCACGGAGATGGGCTTCAAGCTCGGCACCGAGACCGCCGAGAGCGCGATCATCGCCGTGATCCTCGACGATCAGGAACAGGCGGTGATGATGTGGCAGGCGCTGCTCGACAACGGTCTCTACGTCAACATGGCACGCCCGCCCGCGACGCCGGCCGGCACCTTCCTGCTGCGCTGCTCGCTCTGCGCCGAGCATACGCCCGAGCAGGTGCAGCGCATCCTCGGCATGTTCAAGGCGGCGGGGCAAGCGATCGGGGTGATCGCCTGA
- a CDS encoding GNAT family N-acetyltransferase — protein MPDPRIRPFEDRDWPAVRAIIDAVVESGTSYTYDSGLSDQAYRALWIEAPPGQTVVAEDADGTILGTAKVGRNQRGPGSHVANASFMVAREGRGRGIGRRLGEHVVAWAREAGFRAMQFNAVVSDNHAAVALWQSLGFDIIGTVPEGFRHRDDRFADLLIMYRRLQ, from the coding sequence ATGCCCGATCCACGTATCCGCCCCTTCGAGGATCGCGACTGGCCCGCGGTGCGCGCGATCATCGATGCCGTCGTCGAAAGCGGCACCAGCTACACTTATGATTCCGGCCTCTCGGACCAAGCTTATCGCGCATTGTGGATCGAGGCACCGCCCGGTCAGACAGTGGTAGCCGAGGATGCCGACGGCACGATCCTCGGCACCGCCAAGGTCGGGCGCAACCAGCGCGGCCCCGGCAGCCATGTCGCGAACGCCAGCTTCATGGTCGCTCGGGAAGGCCGCGGCCGCGGCATCGGCCGGCGGCTCGGCGAGCATGTCGTCGCCTGGGCGCGCGAGGCCGGCTTCCGCGCGATGCAGTTCAATGCGGTGGTCTCGGACAATCATGCCGCGGTCGCGCTGTGGCAATCGCTCGGCTTCGACATCATCGGCACCGTGCCCGAGGGCTTCCGCCACCGCGACGACCGCTTCGCCGACCTGCTGATCATGTACCGCCGGCTCCAGTGA
- a CDS encoding NAD(P)-dependent oxidoreductase → MTTLALTGATGFVGKATVDHALARGMHVRALTRREQPAREGVTWIAGDLDHEEALARLASGADAVIHIAGVVNAPTLEGFVRGNVDGTRHMAAAAASMGVRRFVHVSSMAAREPRLSQYGHSKERAEEAVRNSDLDWTMIRPPGVYGPGDLEMRDIFRMAKLGLVLLPPNGRISLIHVADLARLLVTLALTDPGREVYECDDGVDGGYTHHEFARMVGRAVGKRPFPLSFPRPLIHLVGRADRFFREANAKLTPDRAAYLSHPDWTADPSRRPPAALWAPQIATPDGLAQTAAWYRAEGLL, encoded by the coding sequence ATGACCACCCTCGCCCTCACCGGCGCTACCGGTTTCGTCGGCAAGGCGACGGTCGACCACGCGCTCGCCCGCGGCATGCACGTTCGCGCGCTTACCCGCCGCGAGCAGCCGGCGCGCGAAGGCGTGACCTGGATCGCTGGCGACCTCGACCATGAGGAGGCGCTCGCCCGCCTCGCTAGCGGCGCCGATGCGGTGATCCACATCGCCGGGGTGGTCAACGCGCCCACGCTCGAAGGCTTCGTCCGCGGCAATGTCGACGGCACGCGCCATATGGCCGCCGCGGCCGCCTCGATGGGCGTCAGGCGCTTCGTCCATGTCTCGTCGATGGCCGCGCGCGAGCCACGGCTCTCGCAATATGGCCACTCCAAGGAACGCGCCGAGGAGGCGGTCCGCAACTCCGACCTCGACTGGACGATGATCCGCCCACCCGGCGTCTACGGCCCCGGCGATCTCGAGATGCGCGACATCTTCCGCATGGCGAAGCTCGGCCTCGTGCTGCTCCCGCCCAACGGCCGCATCTCGCTGATCCATGTCGCCGATCTGGCGCGCCTGCTCGTCACGCTCGCGCTGACCGATCCCGGCCGTGAAGTCTACGAATGCGACGACGGCGTCGACGGCGGCTACACGCACCATGAATTCGCCCGGATGGTGGGGCGGGCCGTAGGCAAGCGCCCCTTCCCCCTGTCCTTCCCCCGTCCGCTGATCCACCTCGTGGGCCGGGCCGACCGTTTCTTCCGCGAAGCCAATGCCAAGCTCACCCCCGACCGCGCCGCCTATCTGAGCCACCCCGACTGGACCGCCGACCCCAGCCGCCGCCCGCCGGCCGCGCTCTGGGCGCCGCAGATCGCGACCCCCGACGGGCTGGCGCAGACCGCCGCTTGGTACCGGGCGGAGGGGCTGCTGTAG
- the lptF gene encoding LPS export ABC transporter permease LptF gives MTALDRYIARLIAVPLISTLIISAMLLVLDRMLRLFDFVASEGGPVSVVWRMLANLLPEYLGLGIPIGLMLGILLAFRRLATTSELDVLRAVGMSYGRMLRVPYMYAVVLAALNLAIVGYIQPYARYNYEGLRFELRTGALGASIKVGEFTNLGDRMTLRIEESRNEGTDLSGIFVSARAPGGDIVSATAEKGQFLRTDDPDVIIFRLTKGTLIHQSPKFNVPRVLTFDAHDLPIDLPKFEQFRQRGERNLELTLPELARIGGDPKASATERDTSRSAFHFRVVEVATMFLLPLLALALGIPPKRSTSALGVFLSIVMIVTYHKINEYAQSIGSLGRIDPLIALWAPFLVFAGLVLWMYYTIAYVPGGQPIGALERFFAKAWKAIAKRLPGRRRRAANA, from the coding sequence ATGACCGCACTCGATCGCTACATTGCGCGACTGATCGCGGTTCCGTTGATCTCCACCCTGATCATCTCGGCGATGCTGCTTGTGCTCGATCGCATGCTGCGGCTGTTCGATTTCGTCGCGAGCGAGGGCGGGCCGGTCAGCGTGGTGTGGCGCATGCTCGCCAATTTGCTGCCTGAATATCTCGGCCTCGGCATTCCGATCGGACTGATGCTCGGCATCCTGCTCGCCTTCCGCCGCCTCGCCACGACGTCGGAGCTGGATGTGCTGCGCGCGGTGGGGATGAGCTACGGCCGGATGCTGCGCGTGCCCTATATGTATGCGGTCGTGCTGGCGGCGCTCAATCTCGCCATCGTCGGCTATATCCAGCCCTATGCCCGCTACAATTACGAGGGACTGCGCTTCGAGCTGCGCACCGGCGCGCTCGGCGCCTCGATCAAAGTCGGCGAGTTCACCAATCTCGGCGACCGCATGACACTGCGGATCGAGGAGAGCCGCAACGAGGGCACCGATCTCTCGGGCATCTTCGTCAGCGCCCGCGCCCCTGGCGGCGACATCGTGTCGGCGACCGCGGAGAAGGGCCAGTTCCTGCGCACCGACGATCCCGACGTGATCATCTTCCGCTTGACCAAGGGCACGCTGATCCATCAGTCACCCAAGTTCAACGTGCCGCGCGTGCTCACCTTCGACGCGCACGACCTGCCAATCGACTTGCCCAAGTTTGAGCAGTTCCGCCAGCGCGGCGAACGCAATCTCGAGCTCACCTTGCCCGAGCTTGCGCGCATCGGCGGCGATCCCAAAGCGAGCGCGACCGAGCGCGACACCAGCCGCTCCGCCTTCCACTTCCGCGTGGTCGAGGTGGCGACGATGTTCCTGCTGCCGCTGCTGGCGTTGGCACTGGGCATACCGCCCAAACGATCGACCTCGGCGCTCGGCGTGTTCCTGTCGATCGTGATGATCGTCACCTATCACAAGATCAACGAATACGCGCAGTCGATCGGCAGCCTCGGGCGGATCGACCCGCTGATCGCGCTGTGGGCGCCGTTCCTGGTGTTCGCCGGGCTGGTGCTGTGGATGTACTATACGATCGCCTATGTGCCCGGCGGCCAGCCGATCGGCGCGCTCGAGCGCTTCTTCGCCAAGGCGTGGAAGGCGATCGCCAAGCGGCTGCCCGGGCGGCGGCGGAGAGCGGCGAACGCATGA
- the xth gene encoding exodeoxyribonuclease III, with amino-acid sequence MKIVTYNVNGIKARLPRLLEYLAEQKPDVVCLQELKSADEGFPEKDIRDAGYGAVWHGQKGFNGVAILARGTDPVERKRGLEGEPEDEHSRYVEAEVNGVVVASIYLPNGNPVPGPKFDYKLRWIQRLSVHAQALLAEEVPVVLAGDYNVIPNDDDVFSVRAMADDALMQPESRQGYRALVAQGWTDALRTRFPAGGVWTFWDYQAGAWQRDAGFRIDHLLLSPLAADRLTGAGVDKDYRGREKASDHAPTWVSLRG; translated from the coding sequence TTGAAGATCGTCACCTACAATGTGAACGGCATCAAGGCGCGCCTGCCGCGCCTGCTGGAATATCTCGCCGAGCAGAAGCCCGATGTGGTCTGCCTGCAGGAGCTCAAGTCCGCGGACGAAGGCTTCCCCGAGAAGGACATCCGCGACGCGGGCTATGGCGCGGTGTGGCACGGTCAGAAGGGGTTCAACGGTGTCGCGATCCTCGCCCGGGGCACCGACCCGGTCGAGCGCAAGCGTGGCCTCGAAGGCGAGCCCGAGGACGAGCACAGCCGCTATGTCGAGGCCGAGGTGAACGGCGTGGTCGTCGCCTCGATCTACCTGCCCAACGGCAATCCGGTTCCGGGGCCCAAGTTCGACTACAAGCTGCGCTGGATCCAGCGGCTTTCTGTGCATGCCCAGGCTCTGTTGGCGGAGGAAGTCCCGGTCGTGCTGGCGGGCGACTACAACGTCATCCCCAATGACGACGACGTCTTCTCGGTGCGCGCGATGGCCGACGACGCGCTGATGCAGCCCGAATCGCGCCAGGGCTATCGCGCGCTGGTCGCGCAGGGCTGGACCGATGCGCTGCGCACGCGCTTTCCGGCGGGCGGCGTGTGGACCTTCTGGGACTATCAGGCCGGGGCGTGGCAGCGCGATGCCGGGTTCCGCATCGATCACCTGCTGCTCAGCCCGCTGGCGGCGGACCGGCTGACCGGAGCGGGCGTCGACAAGGATTATCGCGGCCGTGAGAAGGCCAGCGACCATGCGCCGACCTGGGTTAGCCTTCGCGGCTGA
- a CDS encoding acyl carrier protein, whose amino-acid sequence MSDRNQIFATVSGLIEPFNKKGIELADATTFAGDLEWDSLTVMDFVAAIEDEFDIIITMNMQAEIETVGQLVDAVEKLKAA is encoded by the coding sequence ATGAGCGACCGTAACCAAATCTTCGCCACCGTCTCCGGCCTGATCGAGCCCTTCAACAAGAAGGGCATCGAGCTCGCCGACGCCACCACCTTCGCCGGTGACCTGGAGTGGGACAGCCTCACCGTCATGGATTTCGTGGCGGCGATCGAGGACGAGTTCGACATCATCATCACGATGAACATGCAGGCCGAGATCGAGACCGTCGGCCAGCTCGTCGACGCCGTCGAGAAGCTGAAGGCCGCCTGA
- a CDS encoding fatty acid desaturase, with protein sequence MNTLTLDASDAPAAVQGAKIRLAGVADDRAMLRAAAELTRDLQTPKPLTYWGDFLGSAAVGYAALAGAILLPSTGWAIASAALAVLALYRASLFIHEITHLKHSLLPGFRVGWNLLLGIPMMLPSFMYEGIHTIHHSRTKYGTVEDPEYLPLALMKPWTLPVFLLVSALMPIGLLLRFGVLGPLSLLSPKLRRIVVGRYSGLQINPAYERRAPEGEFARQWRWQEIGASLWAITLMALTATGVIPLEAFLIFMGVVAAVAVINQVRTLVAHLWENEGEPLTVTAQFLDSVNVPTGFLPWLWAPVGLRFHALHHLLPSLPYHSLPEAHRRLSAALGQGSTYEGANYPTLRGLMSRLAASTMKQRAG encoded by the coding sequence ATGAATACGCTTACCCTCGATGCGTCCGACGCCCCGGCGGCGGTGCAGGGCGCGAAGATTCGCCTCGCCGGCGTCGCCGACGACCGTGCGATGCTGCGCGCCGCGGCGGAGCTGACGCGCGACCTGCAGACGCCCAAGCCGCTCACCTATTGGGGCGATTTTCTGGGTTCGGCGGCGGTCGGCTATGCCGCGCTGGCCGGCGCGATCCTGCTGCCCTCGACTGGCTGGGCGATCGCCAGCGCGGCACTGGCGGTGCTGGCGCTCTACCGCGCGAGCCTGTTCATCCACGAGATCACGCATCTCAAGCATTCGCTGCTGCCGGGCTTCCGCGTCGGCTGGAACCTGCTGCTCGGCATCCCGATGATGCTGCCCTCGTTCATGTACGAGGGCATCCACACCATCCACCACAGCCGCACCAAGTACGGCACGGTCGAGGATCCCGAATATCTTCCGCTGGCGCTGATGAAGCCGTGGACGCTGCCGGTGTTCCTGCTCGTGTCGGCGCTGATGCCGATCGGGCTGCTGCTGCGCTTCGGCGTGCTCGGCCCGCTCTCGCTGCTGTCGCCCAAGCTGCGCCGGATCGTCGTCGGCCGCTATTCGGGCCTTCAGATCAATCCCGCCTATGAGCGCCGCGCGCCCGAGGGCGAGTTCGCGAGGCAGTGGCGCTGGCAGGAAATCGGCGCGAGCCTGTGGGCGATCACGCTGATGGCGCTGACCGCGACCGGCGTGATCCCGCTCGAGGCGTTCCTGATCTTCATGGGCGTGGTCGCCGCGGTGGCGGTGATCAACCAGGTGCGCACCCTGGTCGCCCATCTGTGGGAGAATGAGGGCGAGCCGCTCACGGTCACCGCCCAGTTCCTCGACAGCGTCAACGTGCCGACCGGCTTCCTGCCGTGGCTGTGGGCGCCGGTCGGGCTGCGCTTCCACGCGCTGCATCACTTGCTGCCGAGCCTGCCCTATCATTCGCTGCCCGAGGCGCACCGGCGGCTGTCGGCGGCGCTGGGGCAGGGGTCGACCTATGAAGGCGCCAATTATCCGACGCTGCGCGGGCTGATGAGCCGGCTGGCGGCGAGCACGATGAAGCAGCGCGCGGGCTGA
- a CDS encoding iron-sulfur cluster assembly accessory protein, which produces MVTTLSQEIGLTPSAAARIAAIAAKQGKPAVLRLSVEGGGCSGFQYKFELAGGTEPDDAVAETDGVRLVVDPVSLDLVRGASVDFVESLGGAAFRVTNPNAASGCGCGTSFAV; this is translated from the coding sequence ATGGTCACCACCCTTTCCCAAGAGATCGGCCTGACGCCCTCAGCCGCGGCCCGCATCGCAGCGATCGCGGCGAAGCAGGGCAAGCCCGCGGTCCTGCGCCTGTCGGTCGAGGGCGGAGGATGCTCGGGTTTCCAGTACAAGTTCGAGCTGGCTGGTGGCACCGAGCCCGACGACGCGGTCGCGGAAACCGATGGCGTGCGCTTGGTGGTTGATCCCGTCAGCCTCGATCTGGTGCGTGGCGCCAGCGTCGACTTCGTCGAATCGCTCGGCGGTGCAGCGTTCCGCGTGACCAATCCCAACGCCGCGTCCGGTTGCGGCTGCGGCACCAGCTTCGCGGTCTGA